The DNA sequence AAGTTGGAATAAGGGAATTTGAAGTTCTCTTTGTAGTGTTCAATTGGAAGAGTGAAAACCAGGGTTTCATTTATTTGAGGCGTGAGTTCTTGGGTTAGgcagtatataaaaaaattagaaaagtagTAAATGAGAATATGGCATGAGTTAGTGATTAGTTGGAAATGCTCTGCGGCTAAAATATAAGGATGGACTGGAGTATCAGAGACTATGTTGTTAGAGGACTAAAATGTCAGGAAAGACTGGAGTATATAAAACTATGTTAAATGGACTCAGATCGTGTTCATTTAGTTCTATGACggatcaaaatttttttagttcTGTTGTATCAGGAAATGGATACGTGTCTTGATTGTTGAAATTGTGATGCTTACACCCTCAAGAATAATGAGGTGTTTACGTATCTACCATTTCTGAATACTATATAGGCGCTTTCCCTGTACTTTTCTTCCAAAGTTTTGTATGTTAGACACGCATGTTGTGAAATATCCCGATAGTAGATGTGATGGAGTTTTTTATGGTAACTGAGTGAGAAGCATGCAATATTCATTAAAATGTGTATGCTCATCCAGGTGGTCAGTTTATCAGATTGGAAAGGTAGTCATGTGTGAGTTTCATTTTAAGCTTTAATGTTTTCTAGGCCAATGTTTCACAAAATGCCTGTTCTTGCGTTTTCTGCTATTTAATAATACATTCACTTGCCTAGTTGCCTGTCAAAACTCCTATACGGTTCATATTGAAAACTGTTGATAAGTCTTATCATTTGTTTTCATGCAGGAATTGGACCTCATCAAGATGAAACATAGGGTAAAGAGGAAAAGACCGACATCGGtgacaacaaaatcaaaactgCTTTTTGTCATTCGCATACATGGGTGAGATTAATATtgttttgtggtgattttgtgtgGTCTgtgcacctttttttttcccctgatGTATCTGCATTTGTTTCCCAGGAAAAGAGAAATGCATCAAAAAACAAGGAAGGTCTTGTACAATATGAGATTGAGGTCAACGTTCAGTGGTATATTTGTGAAGGCAAATGAAGGGATTATGGAAAAGCTGCTAAGAGTGGAGCCATACGTCACATATGGGTAGGATACACAAGCTTCCTTTTCTAATTCCGAtgcaataaatataatatacccGAATAAGCTGTAGGATAAATGTACAATATCTAGAGGGCACTTGAATAATAATGCAAATAAAGCTTTTAGCTTACATTAAGGACTAGGAGTAACTActtgtaacaaaaaaaaaaggacaacttgtaaaaaaaaataaaaaaggactaGGAGTAACTAGCTTTTAGCTTTGTGTTTCTGTTGGTGTTTGCttgtttttctatattttggGTTCTTTTTTATAGACTATTATTCCGTAATACTCTTCCCAAAGTAACTAATCCTTTTCCAGGCAGTGTGgacaactttttatttataattttggatCAAACCATTAACATTGTCTTGGGGTTTctactttgtttatttaattaacattGTCTTGGGGtttttactttgtttatttAAGCTCTATGTGACCACCTTCTTGGATCAGGGATGCTAATAAGCCACAGAAATCCGAGTATCAGGCTCTTTTAAGTTGATTTTCTCCTTTTATACGTGAATTTCCTTGGATTTTGAAATTCTACTGAGGAAGATTATTCTTATGATGCTCTTGCTTGCTGTGCCCCTTATAGTGTTTTGTTATTCTAATGAGATTGCTTGATTGTAAAGATACCCAAATCTAAAGAACATTAAGGAGCTGATTTACAAGAAGGGTTATGCAATGATAGACAAGCAGCGGGTTCCCCTCACAGACAATAACATCATCGAACAGGTGTAGATATAGTTGCTGAATCCTGGAGTTTAAACATCTTTTCGGCCTTAAGTTTCTAATCCTCTTTCTGCCTGTCTTTTGCTGCAGGCATTGGGGAAGTTTGGCATCATATGCATCGAAGATATTGTGCATGAAATCGCTAACGTTGGTCCACATTTCAAGGAGATCACTAGCTTTTTATATCCTTTTAAACTTAAGAAGCCAGAAGGATTGCAAGGAAGCAAAATGTTATATAAGCGAGGGGGAGACACTGGGAATCGTGAAGATCACATCAATGAACTAATCAGTAAGATGAATTAGCTCTAAGAAAGCATGCACTACATACTCTAAAACATCTGTAATGTAGTTTATCAATGTCCTGCTGTTGGACAGATCACAATTTTGAAGCTGCTGTTAATTTGGTCTGCCGATTGATATTTATCGCAACTTTCAGTTGTTCCTTAGGTGAACAGTAtcaatcttttttcttcattccaACTTCTAATGAACTTGCTGGGAAGGGAGTTCTGGAAATGCATGTATTAGGattgatgaaaagaatttttcttgatgaAAGCATGCTTGTTTGATTATGATTTCCGAGACCTCACACATCTGAGTGAGGCTACTGTGTTCCTGGGAAGTGAATCTTGATAAGAAGTGATGTCCGCCTGTTTCGTATTCTCCGTTGATTTAATCGCCATTCATTGTGCAGGGTCACCGGTTTATATCATGTTCTTTTAAGAATGAGTTGCAGGGTCACCGGTTTATATCATGTTCTTTTAAGAACGAGTCATTTTAGCGTCCTGCCTATCTTTGACTGTCGGGAGTGCCTGCTAGCATaaagtgtgttttttttttttttatctttttttttaaaatatatttaagtattttttaaaaataaaaaaatatatcaatatatcaaaaaaaaaatttaaatatatgaggAGTTAAAAGGAAGGGGTAATTAGCATTTTCCGTTAAGAATACCAGCTGAGATGGATTGGTGTCCGAGTGTTGTGATTTCTCTGATCTGGACAACCGAGGAGGCCCAAGGGTGATTCATCTTTGATCCGTACTCAAGTTACATTGCTctgtttttcaaaatattgaaaCTAAGGATTtttgcctcgtttgtttttagagatgagatgaaattaaagttaaaaaattaaataaaatattattaaaatatattttttaatattatttttgttttaaaatttaaaaaaattaaattatttattttattttatattaaaatttaaaaaaattataataattagatgagataaaatgaaatattttttcaaaacaaacgaggccttgaTACTATGACGGAAAGCCAAACTAAACAAAAGACCATGACACAGGCAAGACAGTtcaggtgtttttttttttttttttacctttgtaCTCTCACGGTGCCATAAATCGAACAAGCTGATATTTCGGTTAATGTTTTCTATAGTAACACaaggtgaattttttttcttttctttctaaaagCTGCGATACAACTATAAAATgtttgatatttaaaattagaaattttttattaattatctttatatattaataccacattattttttatttttttttcttattaattgcttatttatatatatatatattttttgtgttataTAAATGAAgagtaaaagaatttaattaattttaaaaaataacgtGGCGTGTGATACGTGGAGTCGCAGAGAACGCTCGATCCCACACGGCACTCCTTCGTTTCCCCCCTTTCTCCTAGGACGCAAAAAATGCCGAACAACGACGAAGACCCCTGGTGGGCTCCTGACAAGCTTTACCACCTTCTCTTCTGCTTCTCCCTCACCATCCTCTTCTCTTCCCTTTCGGCCCGTTCCCGCTACCCGTTCCTCCGCCGCCACTCCATCTCTGTCGGATCCATACTCTCCCTACTCGCCGGTGTCGCTAAGGAGGCAGCTGATCACCTCGGCTTCTTCCAGTCCTCAGGAGCCTCAGTCAAGGACGCTGTCGCTGATCTAATCGGCGTTTTGATCGCTGATCTCATGCTATTGGTGCTCGGGTTTTCGGGTAGACCCGAACACGATACAGTCAAGGTCCGAGAAGTCTCGATTGTTTAAGTGGGTTTTTGGGTCCAGGTAGTTCGTGTGGTCGAGTATTTTTTCCGAATGTGTTCGAACGGTGAGTTTGGTTTTGTTCATGCTTTTGCTGCTCGGCTTCTCGTTCAATCCGATCACAACCCGCGTCTGGTCCGAGAGGTGTTGACAGCTTGAATGCGCTATAGGGTCCGAATGGTTCACAGGGTCGGGTATTTTGTAGAGGTTGTTCGGGTTATTGAAGAGATGAAGACTTGTTTGGTTGCGAGTAAGTCTgggaaaaggagaggaaaataTGAGCGAGTTGAATTTGGACTTTCGCGATGTCcgtatatttgaaatttagatagaaCAAAAGGCTTCATTTTTAAGTGAAGGATTTACGAGTGTTGGACATAATTCAGATTCCAAGTTTCTGTTTTTGCtatgtttggttgctgagagaCGCAggaatactaaaaaataataatttttggattttgcatAATTTGGACATGATAGAGGGCAATGAGAAAAATGCAGCTATTGGGATTAATTGAGGTATTTCTTTTCCAGTATATTCCGATTCTTTTGTAATATTCGAAATCCAgcaatataatttctttagccTTTCCACATTTGCTCATATACCAAGCTGATAGTAATAATTTTGATGGCCTCTTTCTGCCTTTCCCTGTCcgtttgtttgattttgtgaaaatctGCTTAATGGGCTAATAAACGtgtgatgatattttgataCCGTCGTGATGAACTAATGATGCTTATTGAAATGTGGGGTTTTGTTACTGATTCAGTTATGTAACGTAAGAACCTTAATCTCCGAGTAAGTTTGGCTATTGGCAAATTACATAACTTGTCTTTTGATAGTTTGtgaagatataaataaatatagatttggtatgtatttgtaatatttgtcAGCGTAGTCTGAACATGGTGATTATGTGATCAATTTCAATGAGTTGTCATCTAATGATAATGTGAAAATATCACCTCATCCGGATTCTAGGACTATCTACTAATTAGCCCTTTTTGGTTTGTGTTTCTTGGGGTACTCAATGTGGATAGCCCTCGGTGTCTCGAATCCCTCCTCTCCAATGGGCTAAACCCCACATGTCACCCTTGTAAAGCGGGAGAGGAAACTATTGGCTACGGATGCTAGTTAAAAGAATAGGAATTTTCATTTGCAGATCAAACTTTTAACGTGTAGAGGCTTAACTGAGTCTAAATTAGATACCAATGCCCCAAAGATTTTGAAATTGTTATGTAGGAACTCAATGTCAGACTTCCTAAAGCCTCAAATTATGAGATGTCAAAAGCCTAAATCAATTGGCATCTGCCAATAAGTATGAGCCATGGGATCGGTGAATTCTTAGGTTTATGACTTACCGGGTGCATGTGTAAATTACCaagcaaaaaggaaaatttctgtaatattattactaaaccATCTTTGGATTGTCGTACTTTTGCTCAATGACTCAAGATTCATAGAGGAAGAAATATTACATTAAGATAGATAAGATCAGAATTGTCTATGCGCTTTAGTGTGTAAAGAGAAGATGCTTAAAAGCCCTGAACATTGTTTTCCGCTGTTTTAGACTGCTATATCTCCACTAACCAGTTCCAATATGTACCTGTTCATGAAAGTGAGTTCTCTATCTTCTCATACTCTGTAATTGTCTTTCCCATTATAAGggaaatttatttatacatatgtATCATTGATTCGAAGctgatttatgaaattttaatgttttaatttgtATATGCCCATCTGTATCTGATTGGAGTTTCTACATTAATGCAGGTCTGACGACTGTATTGTTGATTAGTCACCTTCTGAAACTCCTTGTTGTGGAAGGCTTTTCATGATTATCACCATCTTCTTCTGGCAGCTTGACAGCAGAGTAGGTTCCTGCCCCACACAGCGCCCCGAGGATGGGAGCACTGAGGTACACCCATATGGCTTTGTAGTTGTTCGCCGCAATCGCTGGCCCTAGTGTTCTCACCGGATTCATTGAACCTCCTGTTGTTGGCCTATAAGAtaccacaaaagaaaatatctcaATAGATCATCCGAAGTATTGTGCTTGAAATTTTTAGGCAATCAACATCCCTTTAAATTGCattactggaaaaaaaaaaaaaaaaggatcttgCGTTTGTGACATTGAGGGTAGCTAAATAAGGTGTTTTCCTCTTACGTAATAATGATGGTGTTTTTCCTTTCATTGCTGTGTCTTTTAGGCATTTTCTTTAATGAATGGACACACGGTATCATTTGAGTCAGAGCTAAATAGCACAATTTTTTAGCTGTTGAAATTCTGTTAAACCTATGAGTCCAAAAGACACATGCAATGCAGTCGGGGTTGTTCGGGGTTGTTAATTATGATTTGTTGCAAGGAAATCGTCCAGCTTAGTTCTAAGAGCTAGAGATCTGACATACCCGGCCACGAGTATGTTGAGCATGACGGTAGCTCCTGCCGCGATTCCCGCCAACTCTCCCACCTGTTGAATCATGATACAGAATAAGCATATTTGATCAATATTGTTATTGTCACCCCCAACAAGTTGGCTaaagttaatttctttttaccTCTCCTTATCCTGAGtttgaagataaataaatactaaccccccaaaaaagaaacaattgtTGAAGATATAAACATTCAAACGAGCAAAATCCTGAAAGAACAGATCTTGGAAACAtttaatgaagttttttttttttttcttctcaaacttgTTTCGATACGAAAAGAAATAGTTGAATCCACAAAACATGTTGGTTGATTTACGGTGATACCTCATGAATTTCGCAAAGTGAAGTGGTGCGGGGGATCTTGCAAAGGTAtttgatgagttatctgcttaATTAAGAGCTATGAGCTAGTGTGAACTtttacacacatacatatacatatatataattgaaatatCAGACGTgattatgactatatataatatatatatgcagtaccTTATCTTGTCATGTCTCGGAACGTGTTCTATCTTGGCCTTGATTTTAGTGAAATCGACAACTTGTGCTAggatattatatttattgggAGGTGGAACTTGCATGGTGCCGACCATTATATATTGACTCGTCTCTTGGGCTattcagaaaaaaatattttaaagcaGAGCCTTGCGTCTATTGGAAGTTTTCTCAGCAGCCTAGCTAGCAAGCAGGATCCGTCTAGGCAGTGAACTCagcataattataaaaaaaagtataaataattaTGGTTTTTAAATTACAGCATCACAATCGTACGTTTGATTTTtggattcaaatttcaattcatttcattattataatatttttaaatttttatataaaatataataaataattcaatttttttaaattttaaaataattttctcaaattcttacaccaaatataagaaataatttaacttttattctaatattcacaaatcatataaactcatatattaattcaaaccTCTCCcgaaagttttttttgtttttattttgtaaatatatttgaatattcGTAGCtggggaaaagaaatgacttTATTTTGTCGTTAATCCCCCCACTTCATGATACACGGTTTGTCATGGTGAAAAAGATGGtaggtttctaatttctatAGAATAATATCTGAATTTCTttcaaggaaaataaatttgaattgcCAAACATATGTACACATGATGATCAATGAAACGCTACATACAGAAATTAACTATTTGTGCGTCTCTTCCACCCTTATCAGCTGCATATCCATCCAAGCAGTCTGTGTTGTAAAAAAGATGCTTTTCttgcacatatatatgtataaacttATAGAAGTCTACCAAAAACGATGATTTAGAAATGGTAATTCCATTACTTTTACTTCATGGCAgaagaaatttatatgatatagaAAGGAGTTTCTTACAGCTCTTGTGTCGGTGGCTACGGCGGTAAGAACAAACATGAGGTTGAAGCTGATTACGAACTCCAAGGCAAAAGCTTGACCATATGTCCCTGAAGGAACAGTGACTCCCCCTCCCATTGTGGGGTGGAAAATCCCTTTTAGTGCAAATGCAGCACAGATAGATGCCAGTAACTGCGCTCCAATGTATATGGGCACCTGCCAAAGTAATAAAACCTAGTGTTAGTCAAAGAGACTTTTTAGAGATGCAATGAAAGCGCATTGGCTAGCTTTGAAAAGGAATTTTGTCACTACTTGTTTCCATGGGAAGTGTTTTAGGGCAGCAAAGGCAATGGTGACGGCTGGGTTGAGATGAGCTCCTGAGATGTGTCCCGTTGAGAGAATGACAATCATAACCGCAAGGCCGGCTGAAACAGCGCAGCCAAGCAGGGTTTCTGAGCCTTGTGTCTTTTGGTTCACAATGGGCGTGGCTGTTGAAGCAAGGATTAGTATGAGAGTGCCTATGAACTCTGCTCCAATCTGCAGGTTTTGGCATCAACACACCAACAATAACACGCAATTGAAATACGGGTTAGTTTGTCTCTCACTAACCTATGAAAATAAGCGCGATATGAACTTGTGGACCAGTTTTTTGATTTTGAGCTCTTGACATAGAAAGTTCTGCGTGTGTGCGCGTGCATGCGTGTGCGTGTGATATACTGCCTTTTCTGCAAATACTACGTGCGTACCTTTTTTGCAAGTGGGATAGGAGGGGATGGCAATGAGCAAGAAACTTTGGGTAAGGTGCCTTCTTCCATGCCCCATTGCTCAACGTTGAAGCACTTGCAGCCCTTGAGAAGGGATCTCCTTCCATTCCCACTTCTCTCTGACTTAAACCCACCAAAGAGCGGAGCACCTGGAGTCCCTGGTGTCGCAGGCGTTGAAGGTGCCGATGGAACTTCCTCATTATCCATCACTccagagcaaaacaaaaaatggttAAATTAATACTAACAACcaaagctagagagagagagagagagagagatctcaGAGCGAGGGAGGAAAAAGTTTGACTTTCAGTACCCTTGGTTTTGAAGAGCGTACCGAGCGTATGGCATTTATAGTGGGAGGGGAGTTGACTTGGGGAAtcccaagaaataaaaaaagaaattagtgGTTGCAAGTGATGGAAATGGGGAAAGGTAGTGGCTGCACCTGTGGAAGTGGATGGTGGGACATTGCATTGAGTCATGAATTTGGGACTTTGAAAAGAGGCCGCTTTTAACATGGGACATGAATTGTGGATTTCCTGTCTCTGCTACAGAAggattctacttttctttttttcgttttttctaCTATTCAATTTCTACACACAAATAATAGAGCCCGGACTCATTAAGAGTAGGTTAATTTATGCGTGACTACGAATTAAAGCGCGAGATGGATCGTGTGCATGCAATCTGCATGGTAGGTAGGTAATTAAACTAGTTATAACATTTTTAACCTTTTGTTCTAGATGTAAATGCAATCTTTGGATGAGCGTTTATCGTGTGGTTGTTAAATTGATTTAAGCAGGAAGAAAGGCCATACCTTTAGTGACTgatcatgcatattatatagaTCATGTATAGATGGATGTTTTACCTTCACTTAATTTCCGGGGTACTAATTGTGCAATCCACgcgtcttttgtttttttataagttttttagtCGAATAATCCAGAGAAAAGTACTGCTACATCTATAAAaagattgtataaaaataatcacacaaacttacattattttatataataagttagatctaatttataataaaattaattttacaatataacataCCACGTCAAACTACATCATcgatttatagatttatttttgtgagatctcgatctttatgactaaaacatttctttatACCTCAATATCATTCCGATTGAACAATGGTATGATCATTATCAATTTTATTACGCAACTTCATAGATTATGATGACATATGTAAACCacgacacacacacacacggatAGCTCTCACACGCAACATCTCTGATCTATAAGTAATTTAGAGAcacaatatgcatgcatgcatggtgttGGAGAGGGAAATTTTGGGTCCGGCAAACTTGGATGAGTCATCGTTTATAAAACAGCTTATTAATTGACAAGCTTCGTTGGCTCAGTCCATTAGTAAATGATCAGTATATACTATGCAGCATGCATGGTCGCATGTCAGATAATTACATGATCattacaataatatatactagtacgtacacttaattaattatatatgtatcgTATACATAATATTGATGCATGCAGGGAATCTTTGATGTTGGACGTACAATAAAATACGTATAAATTTGGAagtcatcatgtatatatgccCATCTGCAGTACTACTTAATTCTACACATGTTAAACATACTTCAAAGTGGCAGCTTGATTGTctcataatattaattaacgCTCATGTTGATCTACTTCTTGGTGAAACTTTCAAACTACTCCGAAATTAACAGCTAGATCATATTATCTTGCGCTCATGCAtcgatcatatatactcatgcATACaggctgcatgcatgcagccaTGTTAGCggaaaatgtaattttatatatatagggaagTGCTCATTAATTCTTAATTACAtgcaaatgttttattaaaaaaagttacttATTATTGCCAAACGCGAGTCTTGCTATATGCAGTTTGCTTTTTCatcatatttacatatatatatatatatatatatattgcagtaCTATTTCCCATGCTATTACAGATTTACAGATGAGAGCTAATTAAAATGCACTAAAAGCTATGTTTCTGGACTTGTGGGGAATAGTACTCATCACGATCACCTTCCCCTAGCTAGAATATGTTCTTCACTGTGGAGGTTTTATTGGTCGGTGGAGAAAATTTCGTGGTtcgtttcaaatattttcttcgAGTAAATGAAACCTAGAtagctacctagctagctacaaGCCTACAATGTACAACGAGTAATTTGTAGAACTATAGATATATAATCAAAAcgattaatgaataataaaaaaaacaaaagaatataaCTACTTACACTAGCGATCGATCGTGGATGTATGTATAGTGGTGGGTAcctgcaaattaattaagatcaaTGGTTGCGCATGTATCATGATGTGCTGAGGATAACAGTACTGGTTATAGATCGAATCAAAGTTGGTGGTGCGAATATGATAAGGTTATGGCTTTGCACTGCTTGCTTTTTGGACTCAAGAACGAACTGCTTTTGGTTGGATACCAACTTTGAACAATTTCAGaataacgtacgtacgtagctagGAAtctataatttagaaaaaataacaaaaaaaatcaaacacccTAAAGGTTCCGtcaaggaagaataaaatattatatattaggtGCATGGCATATATACTACTACTTCTTTTAATGTCcgaatgttttttctttttcaaatatcccAATGTCctctccctcctcctctcctttTTTGCCTCCCATTTCAGattcgtttctttctttttgcttgATCGATACTAGTACTGCAGCTTGATCGATCATTTGATTTCGATAGGTGATCATGACAAACATTATAATCAGTATAGATTCTTTGAGACTACGTACTTCTATTTTGGGAAGTTAAGAATCATCAGAGCCTTAAGTTACTGCAATATAGATAATGCTCAGTGACAATAATTTATAAGGAGCTGCGTGTACTTAACAAATCTTTGATATATAGTCTCTATgcaacaatttaattttttcaaattattagatgagatgagttgagaaattttataaaaataaatgagtgtttaatataattatatatcgaTCATTCAGCACagcatatatgtaatatattatatgtattaatCAAACGCGATTACtagattatataattaataagtaCATTGATCATTATCATCAAAGTTACTGCTCTTAATTTGCCTCACAATTTGAAGGGATCAAAAAGCTAGCTAGGGATCGGAATTAGAGTTGTATGTTGTATAATCTTGCATGCTTTCTTGTGAAGAAAAGGGCGAAATTGTGAAGGGATAAAATACACTAAGTCTAAAATCAGGCTTAGTCCACCAAGCCACCATTAGGAGACAACATGAGAGAGAGGACAAAAATGGACAAGGGGATGAGGTCGGTGTCAGGAGATAAAAGGCGGGAGGGTGTCAGGAGAAAGTGAGAAGGGGAGAAGGGGTCAGACATGCAAAGCAGACATTCATTACCACTACCAAGGCGCACGCGAGAAGAGGATCATATAAAAAGGGAGGTCTAGACTCTTCTTCgattttttcttcaacctctcAAGTGAGAGCTCCATCGAGAACTTTTTCTCTAACAAGTAAATCTCTAACTCTCATTGtatagtgagaaatgagagactgtaaaatagCATATTATACTGGATTTTTCCTCCCCAAACACCCGTGGATGTAGACAACatgccaaaccacgtaaatttatgtcactttctctttattttctctacacTTGTTTTTCATTCACCATCATAAATGTACGCATCGATACTATACAACCGCATTAGATTACTGTCGAGGACTCTAAATAACACCGATCGAGACCCGAATAATCTCAACGGGTTGAAAATGACTCTTTCTTCCATTAATCTGGCTTGTTGTGCAATTTTTCATGCGCCAACACAAATGGTTTGTGACTTGAATCAAATCAAGAAGGACACAAAGAACTGGATGCTATGCATCTGGATGTTTCAAGGCTAATTAGATTACTCAGCTGCCAAATAATGAAGCTCTCGGGGTCAGACCTTGGGTGGAGTTTTGTATCATTTTGTCCAGCACTGAGCCTGCACTGCATGCAGCATTATATAAAACTGTTCAACTCAATGGAAGAATCTGGATTCGACTCCAGAAGTTCCTATGTACGTAGTTTTGATGTTTCTGTTCTCCATCTATCTTTTCTAATCCTAGAAAAAAGAGTTATCCATGTTTTAAGTTGGACTAAATAAATTGTTTTCAGATTCCAACGCTGTAGAACAATATATAATGAGCGGTGGTATTCCGCCGTTCAGAGTCGTCCGCTACAATTTACTGCTAGgctaaaatcatatttttaattttttttttcatatttttttatcattttaaaacatttctaaaaaataaaaataaaaaattcaatacacTAATAGCATTAAAGGGATATTGTTTTCTTGGCTATGAGAAATGGGTATTTTCTTGTAGCTAGTgactattaagtaaagaaacaaattaaaaaaaaattaaaatacatgaagtgTCAAAGTagcattaattatttatatataattactaaaaCAAATTCAGCCCTGAATACTTCTGAGAGAAACATAAACTTTCGTGAataatgcctatatatataatatatatatatatatatatatatatatatatatattatacgaaCATGCAACCTAGCtcatcattaaattttattttccaaattaattaatgcaagtccctttaaaattaaaggaaacgaataaaattaaaagtatatatCATGTCATAACTTCAATTATTATGAGTTCGAAGCTTAGAGAAAGCATGGCATAACTTTAATACCCAAAAGGTAAATACTGGCATTAGACTGTCCGCCCATGTTGCCCGGGCCGGCAATGCTCCCAcgactaatatatatacatatatacatacatatatatatatatactagtaagatgttacgtgcCTGAGACACGaatgcaaaattcaaaatattaatatattttattaaaataaaaataaagtacatatatcttattattttattactaatatatatcttaaaaactattgaaagataggctatttataaattattataatgctttcttattataatgaatacaaa is a window from the Juglans regia cultivar Chandler chromosome 7, Walnut 2.0, whole genome shotgun sequence genome containing:
- the LOC108984598 gene encoding 60S ribosomal protein L7-1, coding for MAEEESKPLAYIPEIILKKRKSNEEWALKRKAQYEERNSIRKKAKHDFIRMPEDFIKEYRTRELDLIKMKHRVKRKRPTSVTTKSKLLFVIRIHGKREMHQKTRKVLYNMRLRSTFSGIFVKANEGIMEKLLRVEPYVTYGYPNLKNIKELIYKKGYAMIDKQRVPLTDNNIIEQALGKFGIICIEDIVHEIANVGPHFKEITSFLYPFKLKKPEGLQGSKMLYKRGGDTGNREDHINELISKMN
- the LOC108984597 gene encoding uncharacterized protein LOC108984597, encoding MPNNDEDPWWAPDKLYHLLFCFSLTILFSSLSARSRYPFLRRHSISVGSILSLLAGVAKEAADHLGFFQSSGASVKDAVADLIGVLIADLMLLVLGFSGRPEHDTVKVREVSIV
- the LOC108984596 gene encoding aquaporin NIP6-1; this encodes MDNEEVPSAPSTPATPGTPGAPLFGGFKSERSGNGRRSLLKGCKCFNVEQWGMEEGTLPKVSCSLPSPPIPLAKKIGAEFIGTLILILASTATPIVNQKTQGSETLLGCAVSAGLAVMIVILSTGHISGAHLNPAVTIAFAALKHFPWKQVPIYIGAQLLASICAAFALKGIFHPTMGGGVTVPSGTYGQAFALEFVISFNLMFVLTAVATDTRAVGELAGIAAGATVMLNILVAGPTTGGSMNPVRTLGPAIAANNYKAIWVYLSAPILGALCGAGTYSAVKLPEEDGDNHEKPSTTRSFRR